The genomic segment attattaatatttccATGAAACTTTCTAGATTTAAACTTTGATATACTATAAACAATTCcacaaaattttattaaaaaatacttTGATTTACCCACTCAACACACTGCCCAAAATTCGTGAATCCCGTCTGCCCATAGTATTCCAGATTTGTACAAGTTTCATAGAACATGCATAACTCATAgcatacaaaatatttttgagtgtttcaaaatatttttatgaacTAATTCGATATGGCAGTGCTTGACCCTTTGGAAATCAAGTCGAAAACTTTGGCAACAAGCATAAGATCATGCAACTTAGTGGAACTTTGGATTCCAAGCTAATAACAAACCCTAACACGATGCATGCATAAGCCATACGTCATAAACACAATATTACAGGCCAAATGAAGAACATAACACATGACACACTCATACAAAACAAATTTCCTATGCTtgtacaaaacttaaaccaaagttCACTACAGTTTTACCTTAGTTGCTCTAGGTTTTGGTTGTGTGTGTTCCTCCTAGGTTTTGGGCCTCACCACTATCCTTTAATATCTTCAAACCTCTCCTAAAACATCACCAAGTCAGATCATAAcccaaggaaaagaaagaaacaagGGAAGAAATGGAAATTTCGAAAGTAGAGGGTTACCTCCTTGATGATCAAGGTTGCATGCAAGCTTACTAAGTGAGCTTGAGATACTTGTGGCTCCCTTGAGCTTCTAGACTTTAAAACTGTGATTAAAAGTGGTTAATAGACAAGAACAAGAAGAAAGGGTGCAAGAACTCATCTTGAAACTTAGTTTCTCAAGCTTCCATGGAGGTTTTCTTGAGGAaacaagggagagagagagagaaacaaaattgagagggagagagagaggagagtgaTATGAATTGTTTAGAGCTTGATTGAAAGAAATgagattgagagagaaagagagagtaggGTGGCTACCAAGTGAGAGGATGGGTGATGTGAGGTGGGTTGGGGTGGAGTGGCTTCCTAGGCTCAACAAGTGTCACAAGACACTATTTAGAGTTGACCACATCATGCCAACAGCCTCATGCACTCAGCCACTTCTAATGATCCCTTAATTTTTCCACTTTGGTTTAAATAATTAACTTAAAATTATAGTGCATTCTCAGATTTTGGCATGAATGTCTTTTGAAATATGCCTAAAAGTCCACTTAAGGGGTGGTATAAACCTAAAGCCCATTACAACATGATAAAAATGTAAATATAACCATCCAAAATGTCATCTAAGTCCCCTTATAGTATTTGTGGAAACCATTATAATTTGTTTACCTCAATAATGACAAATAAGCATTTTCTCTCAAAATACATATTAGGATTCTTTCCTaagaattttatttaatattctcTCATAACATTGTTAATATTCCCATGCTCAAATTAAATGCTTTTgccataattatttattattagagaTTTTATTCGTGTAAGGTATTTGTTTTGGTTTGGGATCAAAATTCTTAGTTTGACCAAAAGTTGATTAAATTCATAATAGTGCCACATcttaatttgaactttgattttcaAATTGTAATACAATCCcagttgatatatatatattatgggaATCCCAATCTGAATTGTTATTACAACATGCCCATAACGCGGGGCGTTACAGCCTctgggaagttcctggggttcatcgTCAATGCCTGAGGAATAAAATAAAGGCTAATCCAGAGAAAAATCAGAGCCTTGATAGAGATGCCATCCTCCAGAAAGCACAATGATATGCAAAGCCTAACTGGTCGGATCACAGCTCTTAGCCactttgtctccaaggcaaccgATAAGTGCACTCCCTTCTTCAACACCCTCCAAGGAGGTCAAatgtttgaatggacggaggagtgtgaaCAGACATTCCAACAGTTGAAGGCACACATGGTGAACCCTCCTATTTTGTCGAAGCCCACAGATAGAGAGCCTCTTCTCCTCTACATGGATATCTCTGAGAATGCCATAAGTGTTGCCTTAGTTTGCGAGGAAGGTCGTGTCCAACATCCCATTTATTACGTGAGCAAAAGACTCCTCGGTGGGGAGTCCAGGTATCCGCTCATGGAGAAGTTGACTTTTTTCCTGATGACAGCTtctcggaagctaaggccctacttcTAGTCACATCCTATGAGGGTCCTCACCAActagcctttaaggcaggtcctCTAGAAGTCGGAGTCCTTTAGAGACTCCTCAAATGGGTGGTCGAATTGAGTTAGTTCAACATCACTTCCCATTCGAGGActgccataaagggacaagcacTAGCAGATTTCATTGTCGAGTACATAGGAACACATGAGAGACCCGAGGAGGCCCAAGTGGTCGGGCTCGTATGGAAGCTGTTTATGGATGGGTCCTCCAATAAAAATGGAGCTGAAGCAGGTCTTATCTTGGTATCCCTCGACGGACATAGGGTTCACAGTACTTTGAGATTTGGCTTTGATGCCTCGAATAATGAAGTTGAGTATGAAGCACTTATTGCCAGACTCCGAGTAGCCCTAGAGCTCAAGGCTGAATGCctcgatattttcagcgactctcaaCTCGTAGTGAACCAAGCCCATGAGACCAAGGTGGTCGCTATTTAGCTAAGATCCAGGAAATTCTACACAGTTTCAAAAGGTTTACCACTCGACAAGTGCCAAGGGAACAAAATTCCAATGCTATTGCCCTGGCTaagcttgctaccaccaaagatgcagagttgatcaatgtggtcccAATAGACTACTTGGCCTCTCCAAGAATTTTAGCTTCTGAGGAGGTAGAGGTGGTCCATCCCCAGAACGGTTGCATGGAACCAATTGTTAAGTA from the Humulus lupulus chromosome X, drHumLupu1.1, whole genome shotgun sequence genome contains:
- the LOC133806941 gene encoding uncharacterized protein LOC133806941; amino-acid sequence: MPSSRKHNDMQSLTGRITALSHFVSKATDKCTPFFNTLQGGQMFEWTEECEQTFQQLKAHMVNPPILSKPTDREPLLLYMDISENAISVALVCEEGRVQHPIYYVSKRLLGGESRTAIKGQALADFIVEYIGTHERPEEAQVVGLVWKLFMDGSSNKNGAEAGLILVSLDGHRVHSTLRFGFDASNNEVEYEALIARLRVALELKAECLDIFSDSQLVVNQAHETKVVAI